Proteins co-encoded in one Papaver somniferum cultivar HN1 chromosome 5, ASM357369v1, whole genome shotgun sequence genomic window:
- the LOC113281708 gene encoding 26S proteasome non-ATPase regulatory subunit 11 homolog, protein MSSGYLPATMDSIDKALEAKDPSESIPLYYRILENPSCSSEALRVKEQAISNLCDLLRLEKRAEDLQSLLTLLIPFFALIPKAKTAKIVRGIIDTVAKIPGTTDLQISLCKEMVEWTRIEKRTFLRQRVEARLAALLMESKEYSEVLSLLSGLIKEVRRLDDKLLLVDIDLLESKLHFSLRNLPKAKAALTAARTAANAIYVPPAQQGTIDLQSGILHAEEKDYKTGYSYFFEAFEAFKALEDDLAIFCLKYMLLCKIMVSQADDVSGIISSKAGLQYGGPELDAIKAVADAHSKRSLKSFEAVLRDYKAQLEEDPIVHRHLSSLYDTLLEQNLCKLIEPFSNVEIAHIADLIELPVSHVEKKLSQMILDKKFAGTLDQGAGCLIIFDDAKQDAIFPATLDTISNIGKVVDSLYTRSAKIMA, encoded by the coding sequence ATGTCTTCGGGGTACCTTCCAGCAACAATGGATTCCATTGATAAGGCTCTAGAAGCGAAAGATCCATCTGAGTCAATCCCTCTTTATTACCGTATACTTGAGAATCCATCATGTTCGTCAGAAGCACTGCGTGTTAAGGAACAGGCCATTTCGAATCTTTGTGACCTTCTCAGACTAGAGAAGAGGGCTGAGGATCTCCAAAGCCTTCTCACCCTATTGATACCTTTCTTTGCCTTAATCCCAAAAGCTAAAACTGCAAAGATTGTGCGAGGGATCATCGATACAGTGGCTAAGATTCCTGGAACTACTGATCTTCAGATATCTCTTTGCAAAGAGATGGTGGAGTGGACCCGTATTGAAAAGCGTACATTTCTGAGGCAGCGCGTTGAGGCTAGGCTTGCAGCACTTTTGATGGAAAGCAAGGAATACTCTGAAGTTTTGAGCCTTCTTTCTGGGTTAATCAAGGAGGTCAGGAGATTAGACGACAAACTTCTTCTCGTCGACATAGATTTACTCGAAAGTAAGCTCCATTTCTCGTTACGAAACCTACCCAAGGCTAAAGCTGCACTCACAGCCGCAAGAACAGCTGCAAATGCTATCTATGTTCCTCCAGCACAGCAAGGGACCATAGACTTGCAAAGTGGGATTCTCCATGCAGAAGAAAAGGATTACAAGACTGGTTACAGTTATTTCTTTGAAGCATTCGAAGCCTTCAAAGCTCTTGAGGATGATCTTGCTATCTTCTGTCTTAAGTACATGTTGTTGTGCAAGATCATGGTCAGCCAGGCTGATGATGTTTCAGGAATAATTTCTTCAAAAGCAGGCCTGCAGTATGGAGGACCTGAATTGGATGCCATAAAAGCTGTTGCCGATGCTCATTCAAAGCGATCCTTGAAGAGTTTTGAGGCTGTCCTTCGAGATTATAAGGCTCAGTTAGAAGAAGACCCGATTGTTCACAGGCATCTGTCTTCCTTGTATGACACACTCTTGGAGCAGAATCTCTGCAAATTGATTGAGCCTTTCTCGAATGTTGAGATTGCACACATAGCTGATCTTATTGAATTGCCTGTTAGTCATGTGGAGAAGAAGCTGTCCCAGATGATACTGGATAAGAAGTTTGCAGGGACTTTGGATCAAGGAGCAGGGTGCCTCATCATCTTTGATGATGCCAAGCAAGATGCAATATTCCCTGCAACTTTGGATACAATCTCTAACATCGGCAAGGTCGTAGATAGTCTCTACACTAGGTCTGCTAAGATTATGGCATAA